In Sulfitobacter albidus, the following proteins share a genomic window:
- a CDS encoding SGNH/GDSL hydrolase family protein produces MRRTPILALTLALAACTATRVEAPVAPVDLTAPPAPVPIAAAQGPTEILVLGDSQISFGAGGAYTRFFGALGANCAGLPPRYARAKAAAIGVRSSALHHWTAADGPARGTVCDVDPTFGVNAGAYGVTSPGRSYVQIGTDPAYPFCPTGRSPLQAVFDAPAHDPDLVVLAFLGNGAARWQSPATARADWAAARAQLPADVACLVMTTIPAYVPADNRRRAVAQGHLGDAVRASGRCAFVPGLTDTTLGAFENNPAHFRTDAAGTVTDPRHPTARSAARFFELQTPALCAALARALPN; encoded by the coding sequence GTGCGCCGTACCCCCATTCTTGCCTTGACGCTGGCCCTCGCGGCCTGCACGGCGACACGCGTGGAGGCCCCCGTGGCGCCGGTGGACCTGACGGCCCCGCCAGCGCCTGTCCCCATTGCCGCCGCCCAAGGTCCCACCGAGATCCTCGTGCTGGGAGACAGCCAGATCTCTTTCGGTGCAGGCGGCGCCTATACCCGCTTTTTCGGCGCGCTCGGCGCAAATTGCGCGGGCCTGCCGCCCCGCTATGCGCGGGCAAAGGCGGCGGCGATCGGCGTGCGCTCGAGCGCGCTGCACCACTGGACCGCCGCCGACGGCCCCGCGCGGGGCACCGTCTGTGACGTTGATCCCACGTTCGGCGTGAACGCGGGCGCCTACGGCGTGACATCGCCCGGCCGCAGCTATGTGCAGATCGGCACCGATCCCGCCTATCCGTTCTGCCCGACCGGGCGCAGCCCGTTGCAGGCCGTCTTTGACGCCCCCGCCCATGACCCCGACCTTGTCGTGCTGGCCTTTCTGGGCAATGGTGCCGCGCGTTGGCAATCGCCAGCAACCGCACGCGCCGATTGGGCGGCGGCCCGCGCGCAATTGCCCGCCGATGTAGCCTGTCTCGTGATGACAACGATCCCCGCCTACGTGCCCGCCGACAACCGGCGCCGTGCCGTGGCGCAGGGGCACCTTGGCGACGCCGTGCGCGCCTCGGGTCGCTGTGCGTTTGTGCCCGGCCTCACCGACACGACCCTTGGTGCGTTTGAAAACAACCCCGCGCATTTCCGCACCGATGCCGCTGGCACCGTCACCGATCCGCGCCACCCCACCGCCCGCTCCGCCGCGCGCTTTTTCGAGCTGCAAACCCCCGCCCTGTGCGCTGCGCTCGCGCGCGCGCTGCCAAATTGA
- a CDS encoding SGNH/GDSL hydrolase family protein, giving the protein MRLPAALTLALSLFVTPLAAQEDFVSPDILILGDSQIPFGSGPVFLDFFKNIKTNCAPTRAQQNALAHIDAMKVAVIGVRSTSLHSWTARAGRAKGAVCDVDPKWKVNAGTYGIINRTGNKYAQIGRGRPYQFCQRGQSPFEAMFAPDYYAPKLLLMSFLGNSSGRWADSRERALADVQDMMEQVPPGTPCIFMTTSPSFSKKVTDRRLKAQENIKWAFEISGASCSFVEGATARTIAANQGNRSHFRRAKSGKVKDIYHPNERAARKFFSAEMDNICAAVLTQLSPVVLASNDR; this is encoded by the coding sequence ATGCGCCTGCCCGCCGCCCTCACCCTCGCCCTGTCCCTCTTTGTCACCCCACTGGCCGCGCAGGAGGATTTTGTCTCGCCCGACATTCTCATTCTGGGCGACAGCCAGATCCCCTTCGGCTCGGGCCCGGTGTTTCTGGATTTCTTCAAGAACATCAAAACTAACTGCGCGCCCACGCGCGCGCAGCAAAACGCGCTGGCCCATATCGACGCGATGAAGGTGGCGGTGATCGGCGTGCGCTCCACCTCTCTGCATTCGTGGACCGCCCGCGCCGGCAGGGCAAAGGGCGCCGTCTGTGACGTCGATCCCAAATGGAAGGTCAACGCAGGCACCTACGGGATCATCAACCGCACCGGCAACAAATACGCGCAGATTGGGCGCGGTCGGCCCTATCAATTCTGCCAACGCGGTCAGTCGCCTTTCGAGGCGATGTTTGCGCCCGACTACTACGCGCCCAAACTGCTGCTGATGTCGTTTCTGGGCAATTCCAGTGGCCGCTGGGCCGACAGCCGCGAACGGGCGCTCGCCGACGTGCAGGACATGATGGAGCAGGTGCCCCCCGGCACGCCCTGCATCTTCATGACCACCTCGCCCTCCTTTTCGAAAAAGGTGACCGACAGGCGGCTGAAGGCCCAAGAAAACATCAAATGGGCGTTCGAGATCTCGGGCGCCTCGTGCAGCTTTGTCGAAGGGGCGACCGCGCGCACCATTGCCGCCAATCAAGGCAACCGCAGCCATTTCCGGCGTGCCAAGTCGGGCAAGGTCAAGGACATCTACCACCCCAACGAGCGTGCCGCGCGCAAGTTCTTTTCGGCCGAGATGGACAATATCTGCGCCGCCGTGCTCACGCAGCTTTCGCCGGTCGTGCTCGCCTCGAACGACCGCTAG
- a CDS encoding Glu/Leu/Phe/Val family dehydrogenase, producing MSQSTHEPSFRESVDMMFNRAVGLMDLKPGLEEKIRVCNATYTVRFGVRLRGEIKTFTGYRSVHSEHMEPVKGGIRYSMGVSQDEVEALAALMTFKCALVEAPFGGSKGGLCVDPREYEEHELELITRRFAYELIKRDMINPAQNVPAPDMGTGEREMAWIADQYKRMHTTDINGAACVTGKPINAGGIHGRTEATGRGVQYALRAFFRDDEGVKKANMKGDLDGKRVIVQGLGNVGYHAAKFLSEEDGAPVVGVIEYNGAIWNDDGIDIEALKQHITETGSPEGFDGGKFIEDGTSLLEAECDILIPAALEGVINLKNAKKIQAKLIIEAANGPVTAGADEILRDKQTVIIPDMYANAGGVTVSYFEWVKNLSHIRFGRMQRRQEESRHQLIVDELERISRDTSINWTLSPDFKDKYLRGAGELELVRSGLDDTMRIAYESMADVWHGRDDVTDLRTAAYLVAIGKVAASYHAKGL from the coding sequence ATGTCCCAATCCACCCACGAGCCCAGCTTTCGCGAAAGCGTCGACATGATGTTCAATCGCGCGGTCGGCTTGATGGACCTCAAGCCCGGTCTTGAGGAAAAGATCCGCGTTTGCAACGCCACCTACACGGTGCGCTTTGGCGTGCGCCTGCGCGGCGAGATCAAGACATTCACCGGCTACCGATCGGTGCACTCCGAACATATGGAGCCGGTCAAGGGCGGCATCCGCTATTCCATGGGTGTGAGCCAGGATGAGGTCGAGGCGCTGGCGGCGCTGATGACGTTCAAATGCGCGCTGGTCGAGGCGCCGTTCGGCGGCTCCAAGGGCGGGCTTTGCGTCGATCCGCGCGAATACGAAGAACACGAGTTGGAGCTGATCACCCGCCGCTTTGCCTATGAGCTGATCAAGCGTGACATGATCAACCCCGCGCAGAACGTGCCCGCCCCCGACATGGGCACCGGCGAGCGCGAGATGGCGTGGATCGCGGATCAGTACAAGCGCATGCACACCACCGACATCAACGGCGCGGCCTGTGTCACCGGCAAGCCGATCAACGCAGGCGGTATCCACGGCCGGACCGAAGCCACTGGCCGCGGCGTGCAATACGCCCTGCGCGCGTTCTTCCGCGACGACGAGGGCGTGAAAAAGGCCAATATGAAGGGCGATCTGGACGGCAAGCGCGTGATCGTGCAGGGCCTTGGCAACGTGGGCTATCACGCGGCCAAGTTCCTGAGCGAGGAGGACGGCGCGCCCGTCGTCGGCGTGATCGAATACAACGGGGCCATCTGGAACGACGACGGCATCGACATCGAGGCGCTCAAACAACACATCACCGAGACCGGATCCCCCGAAGGGTTCGACGGCGGCAAGTTCATCGAGGACGGGACCAGCCTGCTGGAGGCCGAGTGCGACATTCTGATCCCGGCGGCGCTGGAGGGGGTGATCAACCTCAAGAACGCCAAGAAGATTCAGGCCAAGCTGATCATCGAGGCGGCCAATGGTCCCGTCACCGCGGGGGCCGACGAGATCCTGCGCGACAAGCAGACCGTCATCATCCCCGATATGTACGCCAACGCGGGCGGGGTGACGGTGTCGTATTTCGAGTGGGTCAAGAACCTCAGCCACATCCGCTTTGGCCGGATGCAGCGGCGGCAGGAGGAATCGCGCCATCAGCTGATCGTCGACGAGCTGGAGCGGATCAGCCGCGACACCTCGATCAACTGGACGCTCAGCCCCGACTTCAAGGACAAGTACCTGCGCGGCGCGGGCGAGCTGGAGCTGGTGCGCTCGGGCCTCGATGACACGATGCGCATCGCCTACGAATCCATGGCCGATGTCTGGCACGGGCGCGATGATGTGACCGATCTGCGCACCGCCGCCTATCTGGTGGCGATCGGCAAGGTCGCGGCGAGCTATCACGCCAAGGGGCTGTAG
- a CDS encoding YbaK/EbsC family protein gives MGKSVNRVKRAAADLGLQIEVITLPESTRTAQQAADAVGCAVGQIAKSMIFEGAESGALKLVLVSGAHDLDLSRATEIFGEPLVRADPARVRRESGFAIGGVSPIGHLCEMPTWIDAALMTHDRVWAAGGAPETVFEIAPDTLRAACGAVIFSQGGG, from the coding sequence ATGGGAAAGAGTGTAAACCGCGTCAAACGCGCCGCCGCAGACCTCGGGTTGCAGATCGAGGTCATCACCCTGCCCGAAAGCACACGCACCGCGCAGCAGGCCGCCGATGCCGTGGGTTGCGCCGTCGGGCAGATCGCCAAATCCATGATTTTCGAGGGCGCCGAGAGCGGCGCGCTCAAGCTGGTGCTGGTCAGCGGGGCGCATGATCTGGACCTCAGCCGCGCCACCGAAATCTTTGGTGAGCCGCTTGTGCGCGCCGATCCCGCACGGGTGCGCCGCGAGAGCGGGTTTGCCATCGGCGGGGTCAGCCCGATCGGGCACCTGTGCGAGATGCCCACATGGATCGACGCGGCCCTGATGACCCACGACCGCGTCTGGGCGGCCGGCGGCGCGCCGGAAACCGTTTTCGAAATCGCGCCTGACACGCTGCGCGCGGCTTGCGGGGCGGTGATCTTCAGCCAGGGCGGTGGGTGA
- a CDS encoding TadE/TadG family type IV pilus assembly protein gives MITRLKNRFRIFRKAENGAVVALEFMIMLPLIFGTFFMGFEMGIYSIRQLMLDRALEVTTRDVRLNTQATFSHDDLRTAICANSGGLDKCDENLKLEMLPMDPRDFTGLPANPDCENIYSNATPVRGWSLGQQHELMILRACYRFKPVFPTTGLGYYLEKNSNGEARMVSITAFVQEPS, from the coding sequence ATGATTACTCGTCTCAAAAACCGCTTCCGCATCTTCCGCAAAGCCGAAAACGGCGCGGTCGTTGCCCTGGAATTCATGATCATGCTGCCGCTTATCTTTGGCACGTTCTTCATGGGGTTCGAAATGGGGATCTACAGCATCCGCCAGTTGATGCTGGACCGCGCCCTCGAGGTCACCACCCGTGACGTCCGCCTGAATACACAAGCGACGTTCAGCCACGATGACCTGAGGACCGCGATCTGCGCCAACAGCGGCGGCCTGGACAAGTGCGACGAGAATCTCAAGCTTGAAATGCTGCCGATGGATCCACGCGACTTTACCGGCCTGCCGGCCAACCCGGATTGCGAGAATATCTATTCCAACGCAACGCCGGTGCGCGGCTGGAGCCTTGGTCAACAGCACGAACTGATGATCCTGCGCGCCTGCTACCGTTTCAAGCCCGTCTTTCCGACAACCGGCCTCGGCTACTACCTTGAGAAAAACAGCAACGGCGAAGCGCGCATGGTCTCGATCACCGCCTTTGTACAGGAGCCAAGCTAA
- a CDS encoding TadE/TadG family type IV pilus assembly protein: MFMINLKSFLNLDFARDEEGSIALETMIIIPVLFWVYMAMFSIFDAYRQYALHQKAAYTIGDMVSRETAAIDNDYLDGMHALFDTMTRDPQDSTLRVSLVYYDAGSNTIKLDWSQTRGTLMPQLSEDDVTNIKGQLPNMVDAERVLLVETWANYEPPFKTGLERRVIDNFVFTRPRYAPQIVFDNAV; this comes from the coding sequence ATGTTCATGATTAACCTCAAATCCTTCCTGAACCTGGATTTCGCGCGGGACGAAGAAGGCTCCATCGCGCTGGAGACGATGATCATCATCCCGGTCCTGTTCTGGGTCTATATGGCGATGTTCTCGATCTTCGATGCCTACCGCCAGTATGCGCTGCACCAAAAGGCGGCCTATACCATCGGTGACATGGTCTCCCGCGAGACGGCGGCGATCGACAACGACTACCTTGACGGTATGCACGCCCTGTTCGACACGATGACGCGTGATCCTCAGGACAGCACCCTGCGCGTATCGCTGGTATATTACGATGCCGGCAGCAACACGATCAAGCTGGACTGGTCGCAGACCCGCGGCACCCTGATGCCCCAGCTCAGCGAGGACGATGTGACCAACATCAAGGGGCAGCTGCCCAACATGGTCGACGCCGAGCGTGTGCTGCTGGTCGAGACATGGGCGAATTACGAGCCGCCGTTCAAGACCGGTCTGGAGCGGCGCGTGATCGACAATTTTGTCTTCACCCGCCCCCGCTACGCGCCGCAGATCGTCTTCGACAACGCGGTCTGA
- a CDS encoding NAD(P)-dependent oxidoreductase — MNIGFIGLGNVGGKLAGSLVRNGLAPVVFDLDAGLIARQVAKGARAGEGPAQMMRDCDTVISCLPSPEACAAVVTQMLPEVGPGKIWIEMSTTDAAEIKRLGAQVIAAGGQAVDCPVSGGCHRADTGNISIYAGCTRETFETVLPVLTHMGRRILHVGDLGVASTLKVMTNYLATANLLTLCEALTVMKAQGMDMGVTYDAIAMSSGTSFVHETESQLILSGSRDVNFTMDLIQKDIGLFQKLADDAGVPLEISPLMIEMMTDGQRRYGTRAQSDRMIERLEEATGLSVLADGFPQELVDDEPEERGYEVVARRG; from the coding sequence ATGAACATCGGATTTATCGGCCTCGGCAATGTCGGCGGCAAATTGGCGGGCAGCCTTGTGCGCAACGGGTTGGCGCCCGTGGTCTTTGATCTGGACGCGGGCCTGATCGCGCGTCAGGTGGCGAAGGGCGCACGTGCGGGCGAGGGCCCCGCGCAAATGATGCGCGACTGCGATACGGTCATCTCCTGCCTGCCAAGCCCTGAAGCCTGTGCCGCTGTGGTTACGCAGATGCTGCCGGAGGTCGGGCCGGGCAAGATCTGGATCGAGATGTCGACCACCGACGCCGCCGAGATCAAGCGCCTTGGCGCGCAGGTCATCGCGGCGGGCGGGCAGGCGGTGGATTGCCCGGTCTCGGGCGGGTGCCACCGTGCGGATACCGGCAACATCAGCATCTACGCGGGCTGCACGCGCGAGACATTCGAGACGGTGCTGCCCGTGCTCACCCACATGGGACGGCGGATTTTGCACGTGGGCGATCTGGGCGTGGCAAGCACGCTGAAGGTGATGACAAATTATCTGGCGACCGCCAATCTGCTGACGCTGTGTGAGGCGCTGACGGTGATGAAAGCGCAGGGCATGGACATGGGCGTGACCTATGACGCGATTGCGATGTCGTCGGGCACCAGTTTTGTGCATGAAACCGAAAGCCAGCTGATCCTGTCGGGATCGCGGGACGTGAATTTCACCATGGATTTGATCCAGAAGGATATCGGCCTGTTTCAGAAGCTGGCCGATGATGCGGGCGTGCCGCTGGAAATCTCTCCGCTGATGATCGAGATGATGACCGACGGGCAGCGCCGCTATGGCACCCGCGCGCAATCGGACCGCATGATCGAACGGCTCGAAGAGGCGACAGGGCTGAGTGTTCTGGCCGATGGCTTCCCGCAGGAGCTGGTCGATGATGAACCCGAAGAGCGCGGATACGAGGTGGTTGCGCGCCGGGGCTGA
- a CDS encoding 4Fe-4S double cluster binding domain-containing protein, with protein sequence MKRPTDTAAGIDLGPEFERFSQRNDIFTRAFWDPAVRSARTDAFFASYRMEAAPRRGDGFTQRDFALRNASWLISDLVSNRGGDSGRREGFQAAIDNDTPVADTAVPVDDPAAMSAEVKRIAKLFGADLCGISEMDTRFIYASAVDTRDMSARPVDLPEGITSVIVLGHAMDADLVDTYPSALAGAATGMAYSHEAAIVMQLAAYIRNLGYEATASMNDTGLVIPFALKAGLGEYARNQMVITPEFGPRLRFSKIFTTLPLAHDSPRPMGVAAFCDICTKCADACPVKALPYGPPQVGGPNISALKGARKWTSDAEKCFGFWAKLASDCAICLRVCPFNRDFSRRRDRLWLRLALSPLRRVALWLDRRRGARRKPGDWWRDARGD encoded by the coding sequence ATGAAACGCCCCACCGATACAGCGGCCGGCATCGACCTTGGGCCGGAATTCGAACGCTTTTCCCAGCGCAACGACATCTTCACCCGCGCGTTCTGGGATCCGGCGGTGCGTAGCGCGCGTACGGATGCGTTCTTTGCCTCCTACCGGATGGAGGCGGCACCGCGCCGGGGCGATGGGTTCACCCAACGCGATTTTGCCCTGCGCAACGCCAGCTGGCTGATCAGCGATCTGGTCTCGAACCGGGGCGGCGACAGCGGGCGGCGCGAAGGCTTTCAGGCCGCCATCGACAACGACACCCCCGTGGCCGACACCGCCGTGCCGGTCGATGATCCCGCCGCCATGAGCGCGGAAGTAAAGCGCATCGCCAAACTCTTCGGCGCCGATCTGTGTGGCATTTCAGAGATGGACACGCGGTTCATCTATGCCAGCGCCGTCGATACCCGCGATATGAGCGCGCGGCCCGTCGATCTGCCCGAGGGGATCACGTCGGTCATCGTCTTGGGCCACGCGATGGACGCTGATCTGGTCGATACCTACCCCTCGGCGCTCGCCGGGGCCGCGACAGGCATGGCCTACAGCCACGAGGCCGCGATCGTGATGCAGCTGGCCGCCTATATCCGCAATCTGGGATATGAAGCGACCGCAAGCATGAACGACACCGGGCTGGTGATCCCCTTTGCGCTCAAGGCGGGGCTGGGCGAATACGCCCGCAACCAGATGGTGATTACGCCTGAATTCGGACCGCGCTTGCGGTTTTCAAAGATCTTTACCACCTTGCCGCTCGCCCATGATAGCCCGCGCCCGATGGGTGTCGCCGCGTTCTGCGATATCTGCACCAAATGCGCCGACGCCTGCCCGGTCAAGGCGCTGCCTTACGGGCCGCCGCAGGTGGGCGGGCCGAATATCTCGGCGCTGAAAGGCGCACGCAAATGGACCTCGGACGCCGAGAAATGCTTTGGCTTCTGGGCCAAGCTGGCATCCGATTGCGCGATCTGCCTGCGGGTCTGCCCGTTCAACCGTGACTTTTCCCGACGCCGCGACCGGCTGTGGTTGCGGCTTGCGCTCTCGCCGCTTCGCCGCGTGGCCCTCTGGCTCGACCGCCGCCGCGGGGCGCGGCGCAAACCCGGCGATTGGTGGCGCGACGCGCGCGGCGACTGA
- a CDS encoding pirin family protein, producing MSLRPTLETRAAQQTMEGAGVKLHRAFGFQDPSELDPFLLFDDFRNDRPQDFEKGFPWHPHRGIETITYVLDGTVDHADSLGNTGSLGAGDVQWMTAGSGILHQEMPHGNAAGAMHGFQLWGNLPAAQKMTAPRYQDVTADAIPEVIDDDGVKVRIITGEFWGKRGPVDGIAADPQYLDVTVPAGVRKTFRIDTYRRAFAYIFGGAGAFVDASRPSGVLLEKEVAGEELNIRDMSGDRTLVRFGSGDEITVQAGPEGMRFLLISGAPIEEPVAWHGPIVMNTRAEIMQAMQDLNNGTFIKPAH from the coding sequence ATGTCCCTCAGACCCACCCTCGAGACACGCGCGGCCCAGCAGACGATGGAGGGCGCAGGCGTCAAACTGCACCGCGCCTTCGGCTTTCAGGATCCAAGCGAGCTTGACCCCTTCCTGCTGTTCGATGATTTCCGCAACGATCGCCCGCAGGACTTTGAAAAGGGCTTTCCCTGGCATCCCCACCGGGGGATCGAGACGATCACCTACGTGCTCGACGGCACCGTCGATCACGCCGACAGCCTCGGCAATACCGGGTCGCTTGGCGCGGGCGACGTGCAATGGATGACCGCCGGATCGGGCATCCTGCACCAGGAGATGCCGCACGGAAACGCCGCTGGCGCGATGCACGGCTTCCAACTCTGGGGCAACCTGCCCGCCGCGCAGAAGATGACCGCGCCGCGCTATCAGGACGTGACCGCAGATGCGATCCCGGAAGTCATCGACGACGACGGCGTCAAGGTACGCATCATCACCGGCGAGTTCTGGGGCAAGCGTGGCCCCGTCGACGGCATCGCCGCCGATCCACAATACCTTGACGTCACCGTACCCGCAGGCGTGCGCAAGACATTCCGCATCGACACCTACCGCCGGGCGTTCGCCTATATCTTCGGTGGTGCGGGGGCGTTCGTGGATGCATCGCGCCCGTCGGGCGTCCTTCTGGAAAAGGAAGTCGCGGGCGAAGAGCTCAACATCCGCGACATGTCGGGCGATCGCACGCTGGTCCGCTTTGGCTCGGGCGACGAGATCACCGTGCAGGCGGGGCCCGAGGGGATGCGATTCCTGCTGATCTCCGGCGCACCCATTGAAGAGCCGGTAGCCTGGCACGGCCCCATCGTGATGAACACCCGCGCCGAGATCATGCAGGCGATGCAGGATCTCAACAACGGGACCTTCATCAAACCCGCGCATTGA
- a CDS encoding TetR/AcrR family transcriptional regulator translates to MARTAGSHSDITGPRVRDAALRLFAERGYAAVSMRAIAGEVGVQAGALYNYTPDKQSLLFDLMEGHMTELLGASADDPGQSPHDRLQDFVSFHIAFHHARPDAVFIAYMELRNLTPENFARIEALRRRYEDGLEAILRAGVAQGDFDVADTKIATLAIIAMLTGVNTWFRDGGRLSLDEVIAQYWGMVRRAVGAA, encoded by the coding sequence ATGGCCAGAACAGCGGGTTCGCATTCAGATATCACCGGTCCGCGCGTGCGCGACGCGGCGCTACGGCTGTTTGCCGAGCGCGGCTATGCCGCCGTGTCGATGCGCGCCATCGCGGGCGAGGTCGGCGTGCAGGCCGGTGCGCTCTACAACTATACGCCGGACAAGCAATCGCTGCTTTTCGATTTGATGGAAGGGCACATGACCGAGCTGCTCGGCGCCTCGGCCGACGATCCCGGGCAATCGCCACACGACCGGCTTCAAGATTTCGTTTCGTTCCACATCGCTTTTCACCACGCGCGCCCCGACGCGGTATTCATCGCCTATATGGAATTGCGCAACCTCACGCCCGAAAACTTTGCCCGGATCGAGGCGCTGCGCCGCCGCTACGAGGACGGGCTGGAGGCGATCCTGCGCGCGGGTGTTGCGCAGGGGGATTTCGACGTGGCCGATACCAAGATCGCGACGCTTGCGATCATCGCCATGCTGACGGGGGTGAACACGTGGTTCCGCGACGGCGGGCGGCTGTCGCTTGACGAGGTCATCGCGCAGTATTGGGGCATGGTGCGCCGGGCGGTCGGGGCCGCCTGA
- a CDS encoding homoserine dehydrogenase, translated as MSDPLRLGIAGLGTVGAGVVQILRRQGALLQARTGRSLEITAVSARSRSKDRGVALDSYAWEDDPVALAKRDDVDVFVELMGGEDGPAKAATEAAIGLGKHVITANKAMLAMHGQALAEAAEAAGVALKYEAAVAGGIPVIKALGEGLAGNEITRVMGVMNGSCNYILTRMEDAGLPYADVFAEADGLGYLEADPQLDVGGIDAAHKLAILSSLAFGTQVDFGGIELEGIERVSIEDIHAAADMGYKIKLLGVAQMTGRGLEQRMQPCLVPQTSPLGQLEGGTNMIVLEGDAVGQIVLRGPGAGAGPTASAVLSDICDIARGVRGPVFGQAASGLRAAKPALSQRAAPYYLRMALKDKPGALAKVAAVLGEAGVSIDRMRQYDHAGDSAPVLIVTHKTTRADLDHALSAMSATGVVSGAPVALRIEEV; from the coding sequence ATGTCAGATCCCCTTCGTCTTGGAATTGCCGGATTGGGCACGGTCGGTGCGGGCGTGGTGCAGATCCTGCGCCGCCAGGGCGCCCTGTTGCAGGCCCGCACCGGGCGCTCGCTCGAGATCACCGCCGTCTCCGCGCGCTCCCGCAGCAAGGACCGGGGCGTAGCGCTTGATAGCTACGCGTGGGAGGACGATCCCGTGGCGCTCGCCAAACGCGATGACGTCGATGTGTTCGTCGAGCTGATGGGCGGCGAAGACGGCCCGGCCAAGGCCGCGACCGAAGCGGCGATTGGCCTGGGCAAACACGTCATCACCGCCAACAAGGCGATGCTGGCGATGCACGGCCAGGCGCTCGCCGAGGCCGCCGAGGCCGCGGGCGTCGCGCTGAAATACGAGGCCGCCGTGGCCGGGGGCATCCCCGTGATCAAGGCGCTTGGCGAAGGCCTGGCAGGCAATGAGATCACCCGCGTGATGGGCGTGATGAACGGCTCGTGCAACTATATCCTGACGCGGATGGAGGACGCGGGCCTGCCCTACGCGGACGTCTTTGCCGAAGCCGATGGGCTGGGCTATCTCGAGGCCGATCCGCAGCTTGACGTGGGCGGGATCGACGCGGCGCACAAGCTGGCGATCCTGTCGTCGCTGGCCTTTGGCACGCAGGTGGATTTTGGCGGGATCGAGCTGGAAGGGATTGAACGCGTCTCGATCGAGGACATTCACGCGGCGGCCGACATGGGCTACAAGATCAAGCTGCTGGGCGTGGCGCAGATGACCGGCCGTGGGCTGGAGCAACGCATGCAGCCCTGCCTCGTGCCGCAGACCTCTCCGCTGGGTCAGCTGGAGGGCGGCACCAACATGATCGTGCTCGAAGGCGATGCCGTGGGCCAGATCGTGCTGCGCGGCCCCGGTGCCGGCGCGGGCCCCACGGCGAGTGCCGTGCTGAGCGACATCTGCGACATCGCACGCGGCGTGCGCGGCCCGGTCTTTGGCCAGGCCGCCAGCGGACTGCGGGCGGCGAAGCCCGCGCTGAGCCAGCGCGCGGCGCCCTATTACCTGCGCATGGCGCTCAAGGACAAGCCCGGCGCGCTCGCCAAAGTGGCGGCGGTCCTGGGCGAGGCGGGCGTGTCGATCGACCGGATGCGACAGTACGATCATGCGGGCGACAGCGCCCCTGTATTGATCGTGACCCACAAGACAACCCGCGCCGATCTGGATCACGCGCTATCGGCGATGTCGGCCACTGGCGTCGTCTCGGGTGCGCCGGTCGCGTTGCGGATCGAAGAGGTCTGA